One Chryseobacterium sp. StRB126 genomic region harbors:
- a CDS encoding bacteriocin-like protein, translating into MKNSKKIKREYLKSINGGGNWDCFETCPVGPYGPNEPRSCGDYHGLPECCKKRVLVSMDCIGPY; encoded by the coding sequence ATGAAAAATTCAAAAAAAATTAAAAGAGAATATTTAAAATCAATTAATGGTGGGGGGAATTGGGACTGCTTTGAAACCTGTCCTGTTGGGCCTTATGGTCCGAATGAACCAAGATCATGTGGAGATTATCATGGACTGCCAGAGTGCTGTAAAAAAAGAGTACTGGTAAGTATGGATTGTATAGGTCCATATTAA